The DNA region TACGTTCCTCACCCCGCCTTTCCAGATCGACTGTGCGAACTGCGTTCATCTGGGAAAAGACGTTTTTGCCAATCATGGACTCACCATGATGTCCCTGGGGACGATCACCATCGAGGATGGGGTCATGATAGGGCCGGAGGTGGGCTTTTTCACTGTCAATCACCAGCCCGGAAATATCCGCGTCATCTGGACCGGCAGGATTCGTATCGGGAAAAATGCGTGGATCGGTGCGAGGGTCAGCATCCTGCCCGGCGTGACGATCGGGGAGAACGTGATCGTGGGTACGGGCGCGGTCGTGACGAGGGATATCCCCGACAACTGCGTCGCGGTGGGGGTTCCGGCCAGGGTCGTCAAACGGATTTAGGGAAGCGCCCTCTCGGAGGAACGTGCGGAACGGAGGGCGTCCTGGCCCGATCCGGGGGATGGCCTTGAGGAATTCAGCTTGAGGAAAGCATTAAGAAGGGGGTGTCTTCATGGATAAGGACGCGACGGGGGGACCGTTTCCCCGCGGCGGGGCGAACAGCGCCTACGCGCGGTATTTCGTGGGGAACAGCTATCTGAACATGCTCTCCACGGAGGGGGTCGTGATCGGCAATGTGACCTTCGAGCCGGGGTGCCGGAACAACTGGCACATCCATAAGGCCAGGAGCGGCGGAGGGCAGATCCTGCTCTGCACCGCGGGCCGCGGCTGGTATCAGGAGTGGGGGAAGTCGGCGCGTGAGCTCCATGCCGGCGACGTGGTGCGGATTCCCGCCGGGGTGAAGCATTGGCACGGCGCGGCCAGGGACAGCTGGTTCACGCACCTGGCGGTGGAGGTGCCGGGGGAGGGCGCCGAAAACGAGTGGTGCGAGCCGGTGAGCGACGAGGACTACGCCCGGCTTTCGTAGCGGCGCATCGGACTGCCTGGCGAGCGGCGCGGGGAGAGGCGTCCGCGGTTTTTGTCCAGCGTCCGGCGCCGGAGGAGTTTCATAGGACGAGAAAAACGAGGGGGATACGATGACTCATTTGGGGGAAGGGATCAAGAAGCTGGGGTTCGGCCTGATGCGTCTGCCCAAGGAGGGCAACGCTATCGACATCGAGCAGACGAAGCGGATGATGGATCGTTTCCTGGCCGAGGGCTTTACCTACTTCGACACCGCCTGGGCCTACCCGGGCAGCGAGGACGCGATCCGCGAGGCGCTGGTGGAGCGCTATCCCAGGGAGAAGTTCCAGCTGGCCACCAAGAATGCCGCGTGGCTCGAATGCAGGACCCGCGAGGACGCCGCGGCGCAGTTCGAGACCTCGCTGAGGCAGACGGGGGCCGGATACATCGATTTCTACCTGCTGCACAACCTGGGGGAGGGGCGGACTCACTTCTTCGACGACTTCGACATGTGGCGCTTCGTCCAGGAGAAGAAAAAGGAGGGGCTCATCCGGCACGTGGGGTTCTCCTTCCACTCCACGCCGGAGGAACTGGAGGAGATCCTGAAGGCGCATCCCGAGATGGAGTTCGTCCAGCTGCAGATCAACTACGGCGACTGGGAG from uncultured Fretibacterium sp. includes:
- a CDS encoding sugar O-acetyltransferase, whose protein sequence is MEGRDGVAAGGRLEWDGLGEEKSSEENDKMSMSVFERLLNGESCDIRDAQYRKEVHGEIDRCRRLCWRLNNIDPGDREGVMALERELLNGDLKEGTFLTPPFQIDCANCVHLGKDVFANHGLTMMSLGTITIEDGVMIGPEVGFFTVNHQPGNIRVIWTGRIRIGKNAWIGARVSILPGVTIGENVIVGTGAVVTRDIPDNCVAVGVPARVVKRI
- a CDS encoding cupin domain-containing protein, with protein sequence MDKDATGGPFPRGGANSAYARYFVGNSYLNMLSTEGVVIGNVTFEPGCRNNWHIHKARSGGGQILLCTAGRGWYQEWGKSARELHAGDVVRIPAGVKHWHGAARDSWFTHLAVEVPGEGAENEWCEPVSDEDYARLS